One region of Salvia miltiorrhiza cultivar Shanhuang (shh) chromosome 3, IMPLAD_Smil_shh, whole genome shotgun sequence genomic DNA includes:
- the LOC131017213 gene encoding uncharacterized protein LOC131017213: MKEREEENFVTPGDMLGKALELKPGYGAYFSSHDKAIYASLTGFRSLTPAPPDSDDPRATVEVKVHKAHGPVLEPGVVVTARVMAKMASADIVCIGPKSVREKFTGIIRSCILNLV, from the exons ATgaaggagagagaagaagagaatttCGTGACGCCGGGTGATATGCTGGGGAAAGCTCTAGAGTTGAAACCTGGCTACGGCGCTTACTTCTCGTCCCACGATAAAGCCATATACGCCTCTCTCACTGGATTCCGCTCTCTCACTCCTGCCCCTCCCGACTCCGACGACCCG AGGGCGACGGTGGAGGTGAAGGTTCACAAGGCACACGGTCCGGTGCTGGAGCCCGGAGTTGTCGTTACTGCAAGA GTGATGGCTAAAATGGCTTCCGCAGATATAGTATGTATAGGGCCCAAGTCCGTACGAGAAAAATTCACGGGCATCATTAG ATCATGCATTTTAAACTTGGTGTAG
- the LOC131017202 gene encoding disease resistance protein RPP8-like — protein MAAEAAISSLVELLGDQLIQKVKFLRGVEGKVELLREELKRMQSFLEDANKKQFQDMRVRNWISEIRELAQDAQDTIEMFLLNVESAKNWGLFKRCTTFPKRMYHLYGIGDEIESILKRLDEIKKSRDMYGIKDLGEAAEPASKGEVESRRRLCPWQKDEHLVGVKDDVEKLLHESILCEEKKGLSIAVLEGMGGIGKSTLAREIYNHPDVVAGPFERRGWVVVSSEFTPQETIKQLLFQLQRSEEDKRKLLDEIKKLEESMKDKRFLQEELKEMLHKQLEGKSYFIVLDDVWEKQHLESLITAFPNQQDKASRLLVTTRNKIITKYDQYVHKMSLFDLKKSWKLLLKKAFIGGTIGKCPEELETIGTQILQKCDGLPLAISVVGGLLMETQTKSGWEQVLNQINSYLGRTESGVSAILELSYQNLSPQLKSCFLCLAFFKEDFTISAKRLVNIWDAQGLIQQEGNRSISDEIGRGYLNELINRSMVQIQDLKIHDQVKSCRLHDLVREVCLRKAKEEIGLEIVKGDGGMSSESSNKPRHRVVYAKNLETSSSNQNKHVRSLFLRKVNNYGYITTPSHYWKGYQLLKTVELDATAFKRFPNSFRLLIGLKCLRIYAYYGARIKLPCWFDHLRNLEVVDMKLCWVYFPRLVSLKMDKLRYFISAVIFRGPTNKNMWNKNIECLRGISHKDLMKSTLTSSCHLRELGIVFGRIKREELIKARASLEKMQNLVILHFRWPYAYAIDIALAVPQLANLTKLKLDGKMSKCPTATMFPPNLSHLTLTGSQLDDDPMAELGKLPKLLFLKLQFKAYRGETMLVLCDGFPSLEALAFRDLDELKSVFIEEGGMPKLKRLRIRLCPNLKTGNLPQHINIFTQ, from the exons ATGGCAGCGGAGGCGGCGATCTCATCTCTGGTGGAACTACTGGGCGATCAGCTCATCCAGAAGGTAAAATTCCTGCGAGGCGTCGAGGGAAAGGTGGAGTTGCTGAGAGAGGAGCTGAAGAGGATGCAATCCTTTCTGGAAGACGCCAACAAAAAGCAATTTCAAGACATGAGGGTGCGTAATTGGATCTCGGAGATCAGAGAGTTGGCTCAAGATGCCCAAGATACCATCGAGATGTTCCTTCTCAACGTTGAGAGTGCCAAGAATTGGGGGCTCTTCAAAAGATGTACAACCTTCCCGAAGCGTATGTATCACCTCTACGGAATTGGAGATGAGATTGAGTCGATCCTAAAGAGGCttgatgaaattaaaaaaagccGCGACATGTACGGGATCAAGGATCTCGGAGAGGCAGCCGAGCCGGCATCGAAAGGGGAAGTTGAATCGCGGCGGCGGTTGTGCCCTTGGCAAAAAGACGAACACCTTGTGGGCGTTAAAGATGATGTGGAAAAGCTGCTGCATGAATCGATTTTGTGTGAGGAGAAGAAAGGGCTTTCCATTGCGGTGTTAGAGGGCATGGGTGGGATCGGGAAATCGACACTTGCCCGGGAAATATACAACCACCCCGACGTCGTTGCTGGTCCATTCGAACGCCGTGGTTGGGTTGTGGTGTCGAGTGAGTTTACACCACAGGAGACGATCAAGCAGCTTCTCTTCCAGCTGCAAAGGTCTGAAGAAGATAAACGAAAGCTGCTTGACGAAATAAAGAAATTGGAGGAGTCGATGAAGGATAAGCGGTTTCTCCAAGAGGAGCTTAAAGAAATGCTTCATAAGCAATTGGAGGGAAAATCTTATTTCATAGTGCTCGATGATGTTTGGGAGAAGCAACATTTAGAATCTCTCATCACTGCTTTTCCAAATCAACAAG ATAAAGCAAGTAGATTGTTGGTTACAACTCGCAACAAGATTATTACAAAGTATGATCAATACGTCCACAAGATGAGTCTCTTTGACCTTAAAAAAAGTTGGAAGTTGTTGTTGAAGAAGGCATTCATTGGTGGAACAATTGGCAAATGTCCAGAAGAATTGGAAACTATAGGGAcacaaatcttgcaaaaatGTGATGGTCTACCATTAGCTATCAGCGTGGTAGGAGGCTTACTCATGGAAACACAAACCAAGAGTGGATGGGAACAAGTTCTTAACCAAATAAACTCTTATTTGGGAAGGACTGAAAGCGGCGTATCAGCAATTTTGGAGTTGAGTTATCAGAATTTATCTCCCCAATTGAAATCATGCTTCTTGTGCCTAGCTTTTTTCAAAGAAGACTTTACTATCTCAGCAAAAAGGCTAGTAAACATATGGGATGCACAAGGCTTGATCCAACAAGAAGGAAACAGAAGTATATCTGATGAGATAGGAAGAGGTTATTTAAATGAGCTGATCAATCGAAGCATGGTTCAAATTCAAGATCTAAAAATCCATGATCAAGTCAAAAGTTGTCGCCTCCATGATCTTGTTCGCGAGGTTTGCTTAAGAAAAGCAAAGGAGGAAATAGGTCTGGAGATAGTAAAGGGGGACGGAGGGATGTCATCAGAATCATCCAATAAGCCTCGCCATCGTGTTGTCTATGCCAAAAATCTTGAGACTTCCTCGTCGAATCAAAATAAGCATGTACGCTCTCTTTTCCTACGTAAGGTCAATAATTATGGATATATAACCACTCCATCTCATTACTGGAAGGGCTATCAACTCCTTAAGACAGTCGAGCTTGACGCCACTGCCTTCAAAAGATTTCCCAACTCTTTTCGGTTATTGATTGGATTGAAGTGCTTGAGAATATACGCATATTATGGAGCCCGCATAAAACTCCCATGCTGGTTTGATCATCTTAGAAACCTCGAGGTTGTTGACATGAAATTGTGCTGGGTATATTTTCCAAGACTTGTTTCATTGAAAATGGACAAGCTACGTTACTTCATCAGCGCAGTTATTTTTCGTGGACCGACAAATAAAAACATGTGgaataaaaatattgagtgtTTGAGAGGAATAAGTCACAAGGATTTGATGAAGTCAACTCTAACGAGTAGTTGCCATCTTCGTGAATTAGGCATAGTGTTTGGACGGATAAAGCGTGAAGAGTTGATCAAAGCGAGAGCGTCATTGGAGAAGATGCAGAATCTTGTCATACTTCACTTTAGATGGCCGTATGCATATGCTATTGACATAGCATTAGCTGTGCCGCAGCTCGCCAATCTCACCAAACTTAAACTGGATGGTAAGATGTCCAAATGTCCAACTGCGACTATGTTCCCTCCAAATCTTTCTCACCTCACATTGACGGGTTCCCAGCTAGATGATGATCCGATGGCAGAGCTGGGTAAGCTTCCAAAGCTTTTATTTCTCAAGCTACAGTTTAAAGCTTACAGGGGTGAAACGATGCTAGTTTTGTGCGACGGGTTCCCCAGCCTCGAAGCCCTGGCTTTTCGAGATTTGGATGAACTGAAGAGCGTCTTCATAGAAGAAGGTGGAATGCCGAAGCTCAAACGTCTCCGAATCCGTCTATGCCCCAATCTGAAGACTGGGAATCTACCGCAACACATCAACATTTTTACTCAATAA
- the LOC131017214 gene encoding epimerase family protein SDR39U1 homolog, chloroplastic-like isoform X2: MIVSVTGATGFIGKRLVQRLLAARDYPGIKIAEEPEWRNCIQGSTAVVNLAGLPISTRWSPEIKKEIKESRIKVTSKVVDFINSTQDDLRPKVLHPGQPQGNS; encoded by the exons ATGATCGTTTCAGTAACTGGAGCCACTGGGTTCATAGGTAAAAGATTGGTGCAGAGATTGCTTGCAG CCAGGGACTATCCAGGAATTAAAATAGCAGAGGAACCAGAATGGAGAAACTGCATTCAAGGTTCTACGGCTGTTGTAAATCTGGCCGGATTGCCTATAAGCACAAGATGGTCACCCGAG ATCAAGAAAGAGATCAAGGAAAGCAGGATTAAAGTAACTTCTAAG GTTGTAGATTTTATTAATAGCACACAGGATGACCTTCGCCCCAAGGTTTTG CATCCGGGGCAGCCTCAGGGAAACTCCTAG
- the LOC131017214 gene encoding epimerase family protein SDR39U1 homolog, chloroplastic-like isoform X1: MIVSVTGATGFIGKRLVQRLLAARDYPGIKIAEEPEWRNCIQGSTAVVNLAGLPISTRWSPEIKKEIKESRIKVTSKVVDFINSTQDDLRPKVLACNCSIRGSLRETPRV, translated from the exons ATGATCGTTTCAGTAACTGGAGCCACTGGGTTCATAGGTAAAAGATTGGTGCAGAGATTGCTTGCAG CCAGGGACTATCCAGGAATTAAAATAGCAGAGGAACCAGAATGGAGAAACTGCATTCAAGGTTCTACGGCTGTTGTAAATCTGGCCGGATTGCCTATAAGCACAAGATGGTCACCCGAG ATCAAGAAAGAGATCAAGGAAAGCAGGATTAAAGTAACTTCTAAG GTTGTAGATTTTATTAATAGCACACAGGATGACCTTCGCCCCAAGGTTTTG GCTTGCAACTGTAGCATCCGGGGCAGCCTCAGGGAAACTCCTAGAGTATGA